From a region of the Chlorocebus sabaeus isolate Y175 chromosome 23, mChlSab1.0.hap1, whole genome shotgun sequence genome:
- the IRF1 gene encoding interferon regulatory factor 1 isoform X1 yields the protein MPITRMRMRPWLEMQINSNQIPGLMWINKEEMIFQIPWKHAAKHGWDINKDACLFRSWAIHTGRYKAGEKEPDPKTWKANFRCAMNSLPDIEEVKDQSRNKGSLAVRVYRMLPPLTKNQRKERKSKSSRDAKSKAKRKSCGDSSPDTFSDGLSSSTLPDDHSSYTAPGYMQDLEVERALTPALSPCAVSSTLPDWHIPVEVVPDSTSDLYNFQVSPMPSTSEAATDEDEEGKLPEDIMKLLEQSEWQPTNVDGKGYLLNEPGVQPTSVYGDFSCKEEPEIDSPGGDIGLSLQRVFTDLKNMDATWLDSLLTPVRLPSIQAIPCAP from the exons ATGCCCATCACTCGGATGCGCATGAGACCCTGGCTAGAGATGCAGATTAATTCCAACCAAATCCCGGGGCTCATGTGGATTAATAAA GAGGAGATGATCTTCCAGATCCCATGGAAGCATGCTGCCAAGCATGGCTGGGACATCAACAAGGATGCCTGTTTGTTCCGGAGCTGGGCCATTCACACAG GCCGATACAAAGCAGGGGAAAAGGAACCAGATCCCAAGACGTGGAAGGCCAACTTTCGCTGTGCCATGAACTCCCTGCCAGATATCGAGGAGGTGAAGGACCAGAGCAGGAACAAGGGCAGCTTAGCTGTGCGAGTATACCGGATGCTTCCACCTCTCACCAAGAACCAGAGAAAAG AAAGAAAGTCGAAGTCCAGCCGAGATGCTAAGAGCAAGGCCAAGAGGAAG TCATGTGGGGATTCCAGCCCTGATACCTTCTCTGATGGACTCAGCAGCTCCACTCTGCCTGATGACCACAGCAGCTACACAGCTCCGGGCTACATGCAGGACTTGGAGGTGGAGCGGGCCCTGACTCCAG CACTGTCGCCGTGTGCTGTCAGCAGCACTCTCCCCGACTGGCACATCCCAGTGGAAGTTGTGCCGGACAGCACCAGTGATCTGTACAACTTCCAGGTGTCACCCATGCCCTCCACCTCTGAAG CTGCAACAGATGAGGATGAAGAAGGGAAATTACCTGAGGACATCATGAAG CTCTTGGAGCAGTCGGAGTGGCAGCCAACAAACGTGGACGGGAAGGGGTACCTACTCAATGAACCTGGAGTCCAGCCCACCTCTGTCTATGGAGACTTTAGCTGTAAGGAGGAGCCAGAAATTGACAGCCCAGGGG GTGATATTGGGCTAAGTCTACAGCGCGTCTTCACAGATCTGAAGAACATGGATGCCACCTGGCTGGACAGCCTGCTGACCCCAGTCCGGTTGCCCTCCATCCAGGCCATTCCCTGTGCACCGTAG
- the IRF1 gene encoding interferon regulatory factor 1 isoform X2: MIFQIPWKHAAKHGWDINKDACLFRSWAIHTGRYKAGEKEPDPKTWKANFRCAMNSLPDIEEVKDQSRNKGSLAVRVYRMLPPLTKNQRKERKSKSSRDAKSKAKRKSCGDSSPDTFSDGLSSSTLPDDHSSYTAPGYMQDLEVERALTPALSPCAVSSTLPDWHIPVEVVPDSTSDLYNFQVSPMPSTSEAATDEDEEGKLPEDIMKLLEQSEWQPTNVDGKGYLLNEPGVQPTSVYGDFSCKEEPEIDSPGGDIGLSLQRVFTDLKNMDATWLDSLLTPVRLPSIQAIPCAP; encoded by the exons ATGATCTTCCAGATCCCATGGAAGCATGCTGCCAAGCATGGCTGGGACATCAACAAGGATGCCTGTTTGTTCCGGAGCTGGGCCATTCACACAG GCCGATACAAAGCAGGGGAAAAGGAACCAGATCCCAAGACGTGGAAGGCCAACTTTCGCTGTGCCATGAACTCCCTGCCAGATATCGAGGAGGTGAAGGACCAGAGCAGGAACAAGGGCAGCTTAGCTGTGCGAGTATACCGGATGCTTCCACCTCTCACCAAGAACCAGAGAAAAG AAAGAAAGTCGAAGTCCAGCCGAGATGCTAAGAGCAAGGCCAAGAGGAAG TCATGTGGGGATTCCAGCCCTGATACCTTCTCTGATGGACTCAGCAGCTCCACTCTGCCTGATGACCACAGCAGCTACACAGCTCCGGGCTACATGCAGGACTTGGAGGTGGAGCGGGCCCTGACTCCAG CACTGTCGCCGTGTGCTGTCAGCAGCACTCTCCCCGACTGGCACATCCCAGTGGAAGTTGTGCCGGACAGCACCAGTGATCTGTACAACTTCCAGGTGTCACCCATGCCCTCCACCTCTGAAG CTGCAACAGATGAGGATGAAGAAGGGAAATTACCTGAGGACATCATGAAG CTCTTGGAGCAGTCGGAGTGGCAGCCAACAAACGTGGACGGGAAGGGGTACCTACTCAATGAACCTGGAGTCCAGCCCACCTCTGTCTATGGAGACTTTAGCTGTAAGGAGGAGCCAGAAATTGACAGCCCAGGGG GTGATATTGGGCTAAGTCTACAGCGCGTCTTCACAGATCTGAAGAACATGGATGCCACCTGGCTGGACAGCCTGCTGACCCCAGTCCGGTTGCCCTCCATCCAGGCCATTCCCTGTGCACCGTAG